A stretch of Primulina tabacum isolate GXHZ01 chromosome 13, ASM2559414v2, whole genome shotgun sequence DNA encodes these proteins:
- the LOC142521654 gene encoding small ribosomal subunit protein uS2-like: MAAPARILSAKEADIQMMLAAEVHLGTKNCDFQMERYVFKRRNDGIYIINIGKTWEKLQLAARVIVAIENPQDIIVQSARPYGQRAVLKFAQYTGAHAIAGRHTPGTFTNQLQTSFSEPRLLILTDPRTDHQPIKEAALYNIPTIAFCDTDSPMRHVDIGIPANNKGKHSIGCLFWLLARMVLQMRGVVAPGHKWDVMVDLFFYREPEESKEQQEEEVPVLPDYTDYSAAALAPDWSTGQIPDAQWAPDMGAAVPPVASGWTGDGGADGWDVAAPPAMQPPAVDVVAPSGWE, encoded by the exons ATGGCGGCTCCGGCTAGGATCCTTTCGGCGAAGGAGGCCGACATACAGATGATGTTGGCAGCTGAAGTGCACCTCGGCACAAAAAATTGTGACTTTCAGATGGAGCGGTATGTTTTCAAGCGCCGCAATGACG gaATCTATATCATTAACATTGGGAAAACATGGGAGAAGCTTCAGTTGGCTGCAAGGGTTATTGTTGCTATTGAGAATCCTCAGGACATAATCGTTCAGTCTGCCAGACCATATGGTCAAAGAGCTGTCTTGAAGTTTGCGCAATATACTGGAGCTCATGCAATTGCTGGTCGCCACACGCCTGGTACATTCACCAATCAACTTCAAACATCATTCAGCGAACCAAGACTTCTCATTCTAACAGACCCAAGAACTGATCACCAG CCTATTAAAGAAGCTGCTCTTTATAACATCCCAACCATTGCTTTCTGTGACACTGATTCCCCAATGCGCCATGTTGATATTGGTATTCCTGCCAATAACAAGGGGAAGCACAGCATAGGTTGTCTTTTCTGGCTCTTGGCCAGGATGGTTCTGCAGATGCGTGGTGTAGTTGCTCCTGGTCATAAGTGGGATGTCATG GTTGATCTATTTTTCTACAGGGAGCCCGAGGAGTCGAAGGAACAACAAGAAGAGGAAGTTCCGGTACTCCCTGATTATACTGATTATTCTGCTGCTGCACTGGCCCCAGATTGGTCCACTGGCCAGATACCAGATGCTCAATGGGCTCCTGACATGGGTGCAGCTGTACCACCTGTTGCTAGTGGATGGACTGGTGATGGGG GTGCGGATGGATGGGACGTAGCTGCCCCCCCAGCAATGCAACCTCCTGCTGTTGATGTTGTAGCCCCAAGTGGCTGGGAATAG
- the LOC142523198 gene encoding chaperone protein ClpB1-like isoform X1 yields the protein MILKLSRHQFGLESTNSKIAALETISNKNKMLDLTDDPGQIAKVVACWTSIPVIRLGRDENERLIGFFERLCQRVVGQDAAVKTVAEAVIRSRFGLGSPEKPTGCFLFLGPTGVCKTELAKASAKQLFDDDTLMVRIDMSKYMEKHFVSLLIGAPQAILDMMKESN from the exons ATGATTTTGAAACTGTCGCGACATCAATTTGGTCTTGAAAGTACAAACTCTAAGATTGCAGCACTAGAAACAATATCGAATAAGAATAAAATGCTTGACTTGACAGACGACCCTGGTCAGATTGCTAAAGTTGTGGCATGTTGGACTAGTATACCTGTGATACGTCTTGGACGGGATGAAAATGAGAGATTGATTGGTTTCTTTGAGAGGCTGTGCCAACGAGTAGTGGGACAGGATGCTGCTGTTAAAACTGTAGCTGAAGCTGTCATAAGATCAAGATTTGGACTTGGATCTCCCGAAAAACCAACGGGCTGTTTCCTTTTCTTGGGTCCAACAGGAGTTTGCAAGACAGAGCTCGCCAAAGCTTCGGCAAAACAGCTCTTCGATGATGATACTTTAATGGTCAGGATTGACATGTCTAAGTACATGGAGAAACACTTTGTTTCTCTACTAATTGGTGCTCCTCAGG CTATACTGGACATGATGAAGGAGAGCAACTAA